The Bacteroides sp. AN502(2024) DNA segment CAGTCCGTTGTATGGATCAGTGGCTGTCATGGGAAGAAGTAAAGTTTTATGCAGCTTTATTTGACTTTCCTACTGTTCCGGAGTTGAAGATAGAGCCTGTTTCCGGTTTGACACCGGAACTTTTAAAACAGGAAATCATCCGTATGTCACAAGAACCGGCTATCTTCGGCTCTTGTGATCCGTGGATGAAAGAGCCTTGTAGTCGTGAAGGAGTAGTCAGCCGCAATATCGCGGAATATCCGGTAAGCGAATTTGCACATAATGTGTTTAAGTATGTGCGAAAAGGACATGTTAGAACAGACGAGCATTGGACACGTAACTGGAAGCGCGCTCCGCTTGTTTGGGAGTTTAATAATGAAAAGGAGAAATAAAGATGAATTGGAAATTGATAGAAGATAAATCGTGGTG contains these protein-coding regions:
- a CDS encoding RNA ligase family protein, whose translation is MMSEKYGRTYHYPFSPGTTSDDRINHTYWEDIQRIRTLVHTEKLDGENNCLSQWGVFARSHVAPTTSPWTRQLRERWELIKNDLGDIEIFGENLYAVHSIEYQRLETHFYVFAVRCMDQWLSWEEVKFYAALFDFPTVPELKIEPVSGLTPELLKQEIIRMSQEPAIFGSCDPWMKEPCSREGVVSRNIAEYPVSEFAHNVFKYVRKGHVRTDEHWTRNWKRAPLVWEFNNEKEK